In the Rhizophagus irregularis chromosome 10, complete sequence genome, one interval contains:
- a CDS encoding 60S ribosomal protein eL18, with protein MGIDIKKHHVRRKNRTAPKSEDVYLRLLVKIYRFLARRTNSKFNSAILKRLFMSRINRPPMSISRIVRNLSNKPGKTAVIVGTVTDDNRVLEVPKLSVAALRFTKTAKARILKAGGEVLTLDQLALRAPTGSNTVLLRGSKNSREAVKHFGMGPHKHAKPYVGSKGRKFEKARGRRASRGFKV; from the exons ATG GGTATTGACATCAAAAAACATCACGTGAGACGAAAGAATCGGACTGCGCCAAAGAGTGAAGATGTCTACCTTCGATTGTTAGTGAAG ATATACCGGTTTCTAGCTCGAAGAACAAATTCTAAGTTTAATAGTGCTATTTTGAAAAGGCTTTTTATGTCACGAATTAATAGACCACCAATGTCTATTTCTCGTATCGTTCGTAATCTTTCTAATAAACCTGGTAAAACAGCTGTAATTGTTGGCACAGTCACAGATGATAATAGAGTATTGGAGGTTCCGAAACTTTCAGTTGCAGCACTCCGTTTTACAAAAACCGCTAAAGCTAGAATTTTAAAAGCCGGTGGAGAAGTTTTAACTCTTGATCAATTAGCTCTTCGTGCTCCGACTGGTTCTAATACGGTCTTACTTAGAGGCTCAAAGAATTCTAGAGAAGCTGTTAAACATTTTGGTATGGGTCCGCATAAACACGCCAA gCCTTATGTCGGATCTAAGGGAAGAAAATTTGAGAAGGCTCGTGGTCGTAGAGCTTCTCGCGGTTTCAAGGTGTAA